A single genomic interval of Pseudorasbora parva isolate DD20220531a chromosome 21, ASM2467924v1, whole genome shotgun sequence harbors:
- the msl1b gene encoding male-specific lethal 1 homolog: protein MNMRPEGFSKVGLYSNNCDFNPSQTTHPVSVRKELSDPLGDTPDSTRQHLILDKTFGGKAERTSLPLKPGRELAVASEAGSVGTETLSSQAKQMGGEGTPVKSKTPLGQTNTIDNKPEFVSMNSHSNSRDPVGEKTAKGLETMGASHEHSEGKKTNLRKIMGHPQTQATCLKQLLLLQLDLIEQQQQQLQTKDKEIDELKSDRDTLLARIERMERRLQLLSKEPRDKRLFQPLERWVPDTDDFWESDLGDSPQTQGSKSGGKVQKRKMNLLDTKMQRSRGKASRMTPPKSDTGETSPCQHDLRSKETPEKTNVLKSSGQMDLHPEGEDSRETEELPYMTTTEMYLCCWQQPPDSPLQEECPKKEEDVAIPSWRENIMDPLQEEDAVDIPENLDDGVFLKRHAKLELDEKRRKRWDIQRIREQRMLQRLQQRMEKKKTNVPESEPEVSSFHPDLESVEAILVTPFLPVVAFGRPLPNIPAQNFELPWLDERSRCRVENQKKQTPHRTCRK, encoded by the exons ATGAATATGCGACCTGAAGGCTTTTCTAAAGTTGGATTGTACTCAAACAACTGTGATTTCAACCCATCTCAAACAACACACCCAGTTAGTGTCCGAAAAGAGCTCAGTGATCCTCTTGGTGACACTCCAGACAGCACCAGACAACATCTGATCTTGGACAAGACTTTTGGTGGGAAAGCTGAACGGACTTCATTGCCTTTAAAGCCTGGCAGAGAGTTGGCTGTGGCTTCAGAGGCAGGCTCTGTGGGCACAGAAACACTGTCATCTCAAGCTAAACAAATGGGGGGTGAAGGCACCCCTGTAAAAAGTAAAACTCCTCTTGGACAAACCAACACCATTGATAACAAGCCAGAGTTTGTATCCATGAATTCACATAGTAATTCTAGAGACCCTGTGGGTGAGAAAACTGCCAAAGGGTTAGAAACCATGGGGGCGTCACATGAACACTCGGAGGGTAAAAAGACAAATTTGAGGAAGATAATGGGTCATCCTCAGACACAAGCCACCTGCCTTAAACAACTGCTTCTGCTTCAGCTGGACCTAAtagagcaacaacaacaacagctgcAGACTAAGGACAAGGAAATAGATGAACTCAAATCAGACAGAGACACT CTGCTTGCCCGTATTGAGCGGATGGAGCGCCGTTTGCAGTTGTTAAGCAAGGAACCACGTGACAAAAGGCTCTTCCAGCCATTAGAGAGATGGGTCCCTGACACAGATGACTTTTGGGAATCAGATTTGGGGGACAGCCCTCAAACTCAGGGATCCAAGTCAGGTGGCAAAGTGCAAAAGAG GAAGATGAACTTGTTAGACACAAAGATGCAGAGGTCAAGGGGTAAGGCCTCAAGAATGACCCCCCCAAAATCAGATACAGGAGAAACGTCGCCATGTCAGCATGACCTGCGAAGCAAAGAGACCCCGGAGAAGACGAACGTTTTGAAATCGTCCGGACAGATGGACCTGCATCCAGAGGGAGAAGACAGCAGGGAAACCGAAGAGCTTCCGTACATGACAACGACCGAGATGTACCTATGCTGCTGGCAGCAACCTCCGGATTCTCCTTTACAGGAAGAGTGTCCAAAGAAAGAAGAGGATGTTGCAA tcCCATCATGGAGGGAAAACATCATGGATCCCCTCCAGGAGGAGGATGCTGTTGACATCCCTGAA AATCTTGATGACGGCGTGTTTCTGAAACGGCACGCAAAGTTAGAACTTGATGAGAAGAGACGAAAAAG ATGGGACATTCAGAGAATACGTGAACAGCGTATGCTTCAAAGACTGCAGCAACGCatggagaagaaaaaaacgAATGTTCCAGAGAGCGAGCCAGAAGTGTCCTCATTTCATCCTGATTTGGAAAGTG TGGAGGCCATCCTAGTCACACCCTTTCTGCCAGTAGTGGCATTTGGACGGCCTTTGCCCAATATACCTGCACA GAACTTTGAGTTGCCCTGGCTTGACGAAAGAAGCCGATGTCGCGTTGAAAACCAGAAGAAACAAACCCCCCACAGGACCTGTCGGAAATAA
- the chmp2a gene encoding charged multivesicular body protein 2a — protein sequence MEFLFGKRKTPEEMLRQNQRALNRAMRDLDRERQRLEQQEKKIIADIKKMAKQGQMDAVKIMAKDLVRTRRYVKKFIMMRANIQAVSLKIQTLKSNNSMAQAMKGVTKAMATMNRQLKLPQIQKIMMEFERQSEIMDMKEEMMNDAIDDAMGDEDDEEESDAVVSQVLDELGLNLSDELSNLPSTGGSLSVAAGKKAEPQPTLADADADLEERLNNLRRD from the exons ATGGAGTTCCTGTTTGGAAAGAGAAAGACCCCGGAGGAAATGCTCAGACAGAATCAGAGAGCGCTAAATAGAGCCATGCGAGATCTAGACAGAGAACGACAGAGGCTGGAGCAACAGGAGAAGAAAATAATTGCTGACATTAAGAAAATGGCTAAACAAGGACAGATG GATGCTGTGAAGATCATGGCTAAGGACTTGGTCCGCACAAGACGATATGTTAAGAAATTCATCATGATGAGAGCCAATATTCAAGCTGTCAGCCTTAAAATCCAAACCCTCAAATCAAACAACAGCATGGCACAGGCCATGAAAGGAGTCACCAAAGCTATGGCCACCATGAACAGACAG TTGAAGTTGCCACAGATTCAGAAGATCATGATGGAGTTTGAGCGCCAAAGTGAAATCATGGACATGAAGGAGGAGATGATGAACGATGCAATCGATGATGCAATGGGAGATGAAGACGATGAAGAGGAGAG TGATGCTGTGGTTTCTCAAGTTCTGGACGAGCTGGGTCTGAATCTGTCTGATGAACTTTCAA ACCTGCCTTCTACTGGAGGGAGCCTTTCGGTTGCAGCTGGGAAGAAAGCTGAACCGCAGCCTACGCTGGCAGATGCTGATGCTGACTTAGAGGAGAGGCTGAACAACCTCAGGAGAGACTGA